In one window of Henckelia pumila isolate YLH828 chromosome 1, ASM3356847v2, whole genome shotgun sequence DNA:
- the LOC140875775 gene encoding uncharacterized protein: protein MATFVGTSSSAPSFPNLHSFKTLTKNPVCLRPSGRFGASIGFTSRRRIALNPHRRGAKIMAASTTETEKSGIKIVSNPTESKLSDLGVRSWPKWGCPPSKFPWTYSSKETCYLLKGKVKVYPDGSDEAVEIGAGDLVVFPKGMSCTWDVSETVDKHYQFE from the exons ATGGCAACATTTGTTGGTACAAGTTCTTCAGCTCCTTCATTTCCTAATCTGCACAGCTTTAAAACCCTAACCAAGAACCCCGTGTGCTTACGCCCGAGTGGGAGATTCGGAGCATCGATAGGGTTCACTTCTCGCCGCCGAATCGCTCTCAATCCCCATCGTAGAGGTGCCAAAATCATGGCCGCATCCACAACTGAGACGGAGAAATCTGGAATCAAGATTGTCAGCAACCCCACTGAATCTAAACTTTCCGACCTCGGTGTTCGCTCTTGGCCCAA GTGGGGATGCCCTCCTAGCAAATTTCCATGGACATACTCTTCAAAAGAGACATGCTACCTATTAAAGGGAAAGGTGAAGGTGTATCCTGATGGATCTGATGAGGCGGTTGAAATTGGCGCGGGTGACTTGGTTGTGTTCCCCAAGGGAATGAGTTGCACTTGGGATGTATCTGAAACTGTCGACAAGCATTACCAATTTGAGTGA